Proteins co-encoded in one Ziziphus jujuba cultivar Dongzao chromosome 9, ASM3175591v1 genomic window:
- the LOC107427582 gene encoding peptidyl-prolyl cis-trans isomerase, whose product MAPPNPKVFFDLTIGGQPAGRVVMELFADVTPITAENFRALCTGEKGIGRSGKPLHYKGSTFHRVIPGFMCQGGDFTAGNGTGGESIYGSKFADENFIKKHTGPGILSMANAGPGTNGSQFFICTAKTEWLDGKHVVFGQIVEGFDVVKAVEKVGSSTGRTSRPVVIADCGQLS is encoded by the coding sequence ATGGCGCCACCAAACCCTAAGGTGTTCTTCGATTTGACGATCGGTGGCCAACCGGCCGGCCGTGTGGTCATGGAGCTTTTTGCTGACGTCACTCCAATCACCGCCGAGAATTTCCGTGCCCTCTGCACCGGAGAGAAAGGAATCGGTAGGAGCGGAAAGCCTCTGCACTACAAAGGATCCACCTTCCACCGTGTGATCCCCGGTTTCATGTGCCAGGGAGGGGACTTCACAGCTGGAAATGGCACCGGCGGCGAGTCGATCTACGGCTCCAAGTTCGCCGACGAGAACTTCATCAAGAAGCACACCGGTCCTGGTATCCTTTCCATGGCGAATGCCGGACCCGGAACCAACGGATCTCAGTTCTTCATCTGTACGGCCAAGACCGAGTGGCTTGATGGCAAGCACGTGGTTTTCGGTCAGATCGTCGAGGGCTTCGACGTTGTGAAGGCCGTGGAGAAAGTGGGGTCCAGCACCGGAAGGACTTCGAGGCCGGTGGTGATCGCCGACTGCGGCCAGCTCTCTTAG